The genomic stretch GGGGGATAGGCACCGAGTCAGGAGCTTATCAAAAGGGGCCCAGTACACACCTGGTAAGGGCTGGAGGATGCTGACAGCAGGCCCTGTTTTATGAAGGCCTGGGCAGACGGAAGGTCTCCAGCAGACATCACCTCAGGCTGCAGGTCCAGGTCCACACAGGAGGAGAAGTCCAGCATTTGTAGGACGCTGTCTGCACCATCTCCAGACTCCCTTGGGCCAGACAGGAAAAGCATAAGAACCAAATAAACAAGGAAAGAAGGAACAGGAGGGTACGGAAGGCAGGAGGACTGGATCTACCCACCTGCACCGCAGGAGAACAGCGTCAGGCCGGATGTTCCCGTGCACCAAGTGGCAGGTGTGCATTTGCTCCATCATCTCCAACAGCTGTTTCGTGAGAGACACAGCCACCTGTAGGAAGGGGGATATCTCCAGGAAGTCCTGTAGGAAACAAACTCATTAGATTAATAATCTCCCTCCCCCGCTCCAAAGTGAACAAACATGAGGACCGAAGATCTGGAGATGTTCATCCACCTGCAGAGTGCTCAAACAGCGCCCCCAGCTGAGAGTTATGCAGCCATCCATGTAGAAGACGCAGCTGCTCCGGTAGCCAAAGTACTTCTGGGATTTGGGACCCAGGCGGCTCCTCAGCTGAGTGGCAACATAGAAGTCCCAGGGTACAGTTTCAAAgtccacctgtagggggcagtcaGAACAGGTTATGGCTCTCCCCTCCTGTGCCATTCCTAGCTCTCAGGATTGGGGGATGGTATGGTACCTTGACGATGACGCTCTCTCTGCTTTTGGTTTGCCCAAAATGGACCACGCCATTTTCACCACTGATTATCTGGGAGAAGATCATGATGAACTCTTCACCTtaaaaccccccaaaaaaattcaGTGTTGTGTTACTGATCAACAGTTTACCAGTATCGTGTGTTAAGCGGCAGCTTTCCAACACTGGATGCTTAACAAGTACCAATGACATGGAAGCCAAACATCTGTTTGAGTAACCAACATTGCTGGTCATGGTTACCTATGAACAGTGCATCACTCTCCATCACCTCTGGCAAAGACCTCACATCCCTGTAGAAGTTAGGAAAGGAATCGAGGTCCACCTTGCTCAGCATCCGTCTCCTGGAGTTCATACTGCAAGGATTGTCCTTCTCCACATCTGCAGACAGGGCAAAATGAGTAAATTCCACAAAGGTGGTGAAGATTAGCACTCAAAGCATGACCCCAAGGACTTACCCTGTGCAGTTTCCTCAGGGATGCTGGGAAACAACTGGGGAGGGCAAGCCTCCATCCCGCTGGATGAGTGCATGGCCTTCGTACCCGACATACTGCCCAGAGAGGAGCCGGAAAAAGCTGAAGACACTGAATAGTGGCCATCTTCCAGGCTGGCTTCTTCAATGGGGCTGCCAGGGTGAGAAAATGTACTCTCTACTTCATGTTCCCTTCTGGTTACAATCCTAAAGCTTACCGCGTCGTTGAACATTACTAACCTGAGCCGTTCCCCCCTCAGAACCACCTCATAATCCGCCTGTTGCACTGCAGGGGTTGGTGCCGACACCATGGGCTCAACACTGAACGTGGACAGATCCGGGAGACCGTCGGCTGAGCTTGCAGAGGTGCCGAGGCCTGAACCTGAGCCACCGAAAGGTGTGGATGCTAGGTGAGCAGCCCGGGCGAAGTCGCAGGTGTTGTCGGGGCTACGGCACAGGGTTTTGTTTTTGTAGCTACTGACAATGGCATCGTCGGTCAGGGACTCTATTCCTTCCATGCCATCCTGGGATGGAAAACAATACGTAAATAAACTACATAAGATGATTTGATTCAGGAAGCCCTGGACCCACTCTACAACGCTGACAACACCACTGTCCCGCAAAAACATCATTCATTTCTACTAATTAATactaatttttatttaattgtccAATTACTAATTACTACTGAGTAATGGATGATATACCCTTGTGTGTGTACTTAAATTATGGGCCGAATCTTGAAACACTACCAGATTTAAAACAGTCAGCTCCATTTAACTAGCCTTGTTGAATACCCATCTGCGCAGGATGGAGATAAAGTCTTACACTTTCCAGTCTGGTGGCAGGTGCTTCTGCCAGTGGTTTCAGTATGGCAGTCAGCGGTCTACAAACAGATGGTCTACATCCAACTGCCTTAGATGTCCTGTGAAGGAAAAACGGCATTTAGACGCTCTGGTATCTCATTTTAAACAGACTGAGAACCACTCTGCATATCTCTCCAGACTTACACTTCTTGTGTTTTTTCACCAGTGGTGCTCTCATCAAATATGGTAAAAGGCAGAACCAGGGCACAGCCTTTGTCAGCTGGCAAGGAAATGGCACAGAATTAATGACTGTGGGCTCTTCCCCATCTCAAGAAGATTTCCTTTACGAATTTGCTAGGCAAGTCCTACGACGTTCAGAAAAGTCACAGGGGATGGTACCCCTTTAACGGCCAAGGGAGATGCCTCCGACAGCTATATGCCGTTAGTGAATAACACCATACCTAAACGAGAGTCCTCATTTTCTACAGGCTGGTTGACCCTGGAAACAAAGATCAAGAATGTTCTTATAGTAGCAGCTGCAATTCCTTATGATGTCACTGTTTGGGCAGTATTCGACACAGCTTAATATACTGTAGCAGGTTAGGGTTTATAAATGTAACTGAGGAACAGCAGCACTCAGCCCATGCTGAGATTTGATCCGGCAACCATCTGTTTACACACCCAGACCCTTTTCCTCCAAAGCACAACGATATACTGCAGTTCAAGGTGATAAAATACACTAATCCCCCGCCCAAAAAAATGGGAGAGTCCCAAACATCACAGCAGTCATACCTTGCAGAAGAGCTGGCCTCGCATTCATCGTGAATTTTAAACCCTGGGTCAGAACCCTGCCTCCGTGACACAGCACATCCAGGCAGACAGTCCACTGGCTGAGATGATTCGCCGGCCTCCAGTCGGCCCTGTGGTAGGAGACCCGGCTCAACGTGCCGTTAACGGATACACACATGGGAGGCATGGGCCAAAGGGGAGGGCTGACTCACCTGCTGGCCAGCACCTGGCTGTGGACTCCTGTCTTGGAGAAGCTTCTGCTTCTCCTCAATTTGCCGCTTCAGGTCCTCTTTAACTCCTTTCAGTTTTCTCTCTTTTGCTAATTTAATGGAAGGCAAGAAAAGCTGTTACTTGGGGAAAATACCTGCAATACAGAAATAAGGTCCATCAGTGTAGCCAAAATTTACTTTACTAAGCTCTCTCTTCACATTGGACCCCCACCCCTTAGGAGCCGACTGGGGGGACTTGGATCCCTCCACCTTTCGGCTACCTTCCAGCTCCTGGGCCGCTCTCTTGTAGTAGCGCTCTGCCCGTAGCTCCTCAAAGCAGAACTCTGCAACGCCACTGAACAGCAGCTCCTTGCAGTACATGCTCTGCTCCTTTTTGTCACCCTCCACCTGCTGGGGCTCCTGCAGACGCTCCAGGGGCGTCTCCTCTTTGGAGGGCTTCCGCACAGACAGCACCGTGTTCACCATGGGGTTAATCTTACAAGGCGTCCTGCCACAAggcatgcagaaaaaaaaaatccatttcagGACTTCCTTTGGATACAGTATAGTGGCTCCAGTGTGCTGCTGACCAAAGCCACCCGACCAGAGACCTAAATGGTAAACCAACACCCCTAAATGCAAGGTGATCTTTCTGATCCACCCATTATTTCCATTGTCCTATGGAAACTCcgcaatgacatggggagaacatgcaaaattcCACATGCACAGAGCCAGGACAAAGACTCTAACCCTGGCTTCCAGATGTGCGAGGCAACCGTGCTACCCACTGTGCTCCCATGCCTTCAGAGCCATGTagatcattcataaacatcagccTAGAACCCTACGTCAACCTAAACTGAATATGCGAAATCTGTAAAGAACAATGAATGTTTGACAGCCACGGCCATCTTGGCAATACTCACACAACAGGGGGCTGATCACACTCTTCCACGTAAGGCTGGAAGTTTGGCTTGCTGGGTGGGGCCACAACACTGTAGCCTGCCCTGGACTTCTGTGGCATCTAGACACAAAGGCAATGGCTCTGTAGAATGTCTTGCATTCACTGCAAGTTTAAATTTCAAACCATTTTTGATACTTGACACGTAACAACTCACTAAATTTCAGTTGGAATTTTGTTTGCAGTAAAAACTTTTTGCACTCATGTCACTGTCTAAAAAGACCTACGTGTTGCACTGCCAATCAAAGCATATTAAGTAAAGTAGCAGCCAATCATGGTATAATTGTGTTTAGAGACACTTGGGAGCAgtaaacaaataaatcaaaCAGATTGTTACCTATGATTACTACAATGCATAACAGAACAGATCTATAAGCATTCCTTTTACATGCCGTCATTACCTTGTGTCTCAAAACAAATACGTGTAACAACTGTATGAATAAAAGTTTGAATGTGGTGTTAAAAGTGATTGTAtggagccaaaaaaaaaatccaggaaGTAATTGCAGACTGTTCTCTTATTGTTAAAATGTTTAACAAACTACGAAAAATGTTaacccataaaaaaaaaaaatgcatgtcatATCTGTACTTCACCCACAACAGGCTCATACAGATTAATATTTCATTAACTCAGAAATAAGACACCTCCCTCTAAACTCTATGAATTGCATATTGTGTCGATCCTTTAAATGCTTAGCTAGATTTGTGGTGTTCCCACCACCCCCCACTCTGTCAGCATAGTGCAATGGCACCACTTGCATATGTCCTGGTGGATTAATCTTCATTTGGCACAAAGCCAGAGTATTTCCAGACGCCACTCTGGCTACACTCGTCATCAGTTAAGCTCCGACATTTGTGAACTAATCATGTTAGTGTGAGACTGCACGCAGGTCTAGGCATGCACACTGGTAAGTGCAAACTGGAAGTGCAAGCTGTAGAATCAATTATATGCAAAATAAGTATTGAAAGATTTATATGACAAAATACTTAGATATTTTTGACAATACTACCACAGGGTATCAGACTGCAACCAAAATGGTTGCATGTGTGACCTTTTGAGTGTTTTTGAGTGTTAAAATTTCACGTGGTCACATCTGTACCAGTGCGTGCTAATGCAATGTTttgctcctgcattaatgaattgtgactgAAAGTTGTCCCCCCATCTTTACTACtcaatgcatttttttattttttgagttGGTCTCTCCCGACCTGCATACAAGACTACATATGTATACATGCACTTATGATACAACGTGCAAAATGATCCCCTTTAGCGGTGGTGTTAACGTGTTCCTGCAGGGAAGCGATGGAGAGGGGGAGCCAAAGCGATGTCCCGATACAGTCACTAGAGGTGAGTTAGGTTATTAAAGTTAAGGTtcggattaaaaaaaattctgcaaatAGTTACTGCATCAAGTCTCTAGTCACTCTCAATCTCTCAGTAATACAAAAAACTATATTGTAAATTAGGATAACTATTCATCAGCATGCAAGGTCATTAAAACCATGCTGCACTGCAAAATAAAAAGGGGTGCGACCAAATCATGTGCTGGTGCTACCACTGGAAGAGTTAGTCTGAAGCCCTGCTAGTACCTTTCCTGCTTGTGTATGTATGAGAGGGCAGCATGCTGAGTCTCTCCTCTCAACTCCTACCTTCACATTGGTCCATTTTTCAGGCATCATCTCATTCTCTTTCGCCCTGGAGCTGGGCGGGGCCATCCAGCGTTCCGGCCTGGCTTCGGAGGGCTCGGCCGCGGCGGCTGCAGACACCTGGTTTTCATCAAACACCAGGAATCGAGAATTGTGGCCATTATGAGTAGTAGTAGGTAGCTGGAGATTCAGGCCACGTGAGCGAtctgtcaagaaataaagagaaactgaAAAATCTGCATCAGGGAGGTGGGGTCCAGCATTTTCACAGTAGCCTATTCAACCCTGGAAGTAACACTTACGGCTAACGGCGGCCCCAACCCGCACGATGGGAGCGATGGCCGTCTTCTTCCC from Brienomyrus brachyistius isolate T26 chromosome 14, BBRACH_0.4, whole genome shotgun sequence encodes the following:
- the bub1bb gene encoding mitotic checkpoint serine/threonine-protein kinase BUB1 beta, coding for MAEGEAEWELCKENIQPLRRGRAISALHQALSQQDGAGYAAIQQQKQAFESELRLYSGDDPLDVWDRYIKWTQQTYPQGGKESNLSVLLERAVKRFVDETQYHNDSRYVNLWIKFAENSTEPLDMYNYMHGQGIGVQQAALYIAWSEELEKHGDSKKADSVYQEGFKCGAEPADKLHQYHKAFQARVSRQVMKDMLGGGEQEPDSPEPAQPQRSSLVDLKSRGKKTAIAPIVRVGAAVSHRSRGLNLQLPTTTHNGHNSRFLVFDENQVSAAAAAEPSEARPERWMAPPSSRAKENEMMPEKWTNVKMPQKSRAGYSVVAPPSKPNFQPYVEECDQPPVVTPCKINPMVNTVLSVRKPSKEETPLERLQEPQQVEGDKKEQSMYCKELLFSGVAEFCFEELRAERYYKRAAQELEAKERKLKGVKEDLKRQIEEKQKLLQDRSPQPGAGQQGRLEAGESSQPVDCLPGCAVSRRQGSDPGFKIHDECEASSSARVNQPVENEDSRLADKGCALVLPFTIFDESTTGEKTQEVTSKAVGCRPSVCRPLTAILKPLAEAPATRLESDGMEGIESLTDDAIVSSYKNKTLCRSPDNTCDFARAAHLASTPFGGSGSGLGTSASSADGLPDLSTFSVEPMVSAPTPAVQQADYEVVLRGERLSPIEEASLEDGHYSVSSAFSGSSLGSMSGTKAMHSSSGMEACPPQLFPSIPEETAQDVEKDNPCSMNSRRRMLSKVDLDSFPNFYRDVRSLPEVMESDALFIGEEFIMIFSQIISGENGVVHFGQTKSRESVIVKVDFETVPWDFYVATQLRSRLGPKSQKYFGYRSSCVFYMDGCITLSWGRCLSTLQDFLEISPFLQVAVSLTKQLLEMMEQMHTCHLVHGNIRPDAVLLRCRESGDGADSVLQMLDFSSCVDLDLQPEVMSAGDLPSAQAFIKQGLLSASSSPYQVDLIGIAETVYMLMKKRTMNVVREDSEWKPTDDFAGTLHGHVWQEFFRKILNPGSQSSVFILSDLQHLVERILLSGPENNPKITEYF